The proteins below are encoded in one region of Reichenbachiella sp. 5M10:
- a CDS encoding sulfite exporter TauE/SafE family protein — translation MVELFGYSLSHESLLAFLLVGVLVGMSKTGVHGANMLAVPLLAVIFGGKSSSGIMLPVLIMADFVGVKYYHRHAESKYLWKLLPWTILGVLLGTYFGQTIDDDMFRLIMGIIIFLSLVVMLWMERADKESIPDYLWFAAMMGIVAGFTTMVGNLAGSAMALYLLSMRLPKNQFIGTAAWFFLCVNLFKVPFHIWVWHTITWDSFLLDLILIPFIALGAYLGIKVIQKISDRNFRWFIIIMTAVAAIFMIL, via the coding sequence ATGGTAGAACTCTTCGGTTACTCTCTCTCACACGAATCCCTGCTCGCTTTTTTGTTGGTAGGTGTACTCGTAGGTATGTCCAAAACAGGCGTACATGGCGCCAACATGCTCGCAGTACCACTCCTCGCGGTGATTTTCGGAGGCAAAAGCTCCAGCGGCATCATGCTCCCAGTACTGATCATGGCAGATTTTGTCGGAGTGAAATACTACCATCGACATGCCGAATCCAAGTACCTCTGGAAGCTCTTGCCCTGGACTATCTTAGGTGTATTGCTCGGCACCTACTTTGGTCAAACCATCGATGACGACATGTTTCGTCTAATCATGGGGATCATCATCTTCTTGAGTTTGGTGGTGATGCTATGGATGGAGCGAGCCGACAAAGAAAGCATCCCTGACTACCTCTGGTTTGCGGCGATGATGGGTATTGTGGCAGGGTTCACCACCATGGTTGGCAATCTCGCCGGCAGTGCAATGGCGCTCTATCTCCTCTCCATGCGTCTCCCCAAGAACCAATTCATCGGCACAGCTGCTTGGTTCTTTCTCTGCGTCAACCTCTTCAAGGTTCCCTTCCACATCTGGGTCTGGCACACCATTACATGGGACTCTTTCTTGCTCGATCTGATATTGATTCCCTTCATTGCTCTTGGGGCATATCTCGGAATCAAAGTCATCCAAAAAATATCAGACCGAAATTTTCGTTGGTTCATTATCATCATGACAGCTGTCGCCGCAATTTTCATGATCCTATGA
- the pruA gene encoding L-glutamate gamma-semialdehyde dehydrogenase — protein MPKGIYPVPNPTNEPIKSYGPGSPEKAALKAAVAELRNQEIDIPMYIGAEQVTTENKVRMSPPYDHKHTLGYFNRGDAGHVEQAINAALGAKEDWQNLPWEHRASIFLKAADLIAGPYRAKINAATMLGQSKNAFQAEIDAACELIDFLRFNVHFMTQVYATQPNSDAGMWNRLEYRPLEGFVFAITPFNFTAIAGNLSAAPAMMGNTVVWKPADTQVYSAQVIMEVFREAGLPDGVINLIYTDGPEAGEVVFNHPDFAGLHFTGSTAVFQHLWKTIGENISKYRTYPRIVGETGGKDFIIAHKSANPKAVATGIVRGAFEFQGQKCSAASRAYIPQNIWDDVKNYVTEDLASITVGSPENFSNFVNAVIDERAFDKISGYIDQVKASDLAEIIAGGGYDKSKGYFIEPTVIVTKDPMFTTMCEEIFGPVITIYVYHPEHFEEALELVDKTSGYALTGAIFSDDRYAIDLATKKLVNAAGNFYINDKPTGAVVGQQPFGGARGSGTNDKAGSVLNLLRWVSPRTIKETFNSPQDYRYPFLSEE, from the coding sequence ATGCCCAAAGGAATATATCCCGTCCCAAATCCGACAAATGAACCCATCAAAAGTTATGGTCCAGGTAGTCCGGAAAAAGCAGCGCTCAAAGCGGCTGTTGCAGAATTAAGAAATCAAGAAATCGACATTCCGATGTATATCGGTGCTGAACAAGTCACCACTGAAAACAAAGTCAGAATGTCTCCTCCCTACGATCACAAGCACACACTGGGCTACTTCAACAGAGGAGATGCTGGTCACGTCGAACAAGCCATCAATGCTGCGCTTGGCGCCAAAGAAGATTGGCAAAACCTCCCTTGGGAACACAGAGCGAGTATTTTCCTCAAAGCAGCAGATTTGATCGCTGGGCCGTACCGTGCCAAAATCAATGCTGCGACGATGCTAGGACAATCTAAAAATGCTTTTCAAGCAGAGATCGATGCAGCTTGCGAACTCATCGACTTTTTGCGCTTCAATGTGCATTTCATGACGCAGGTCTATGCTACCCAGCCCAACTCAGATGCTGGCATGTGGAACAGACTCGAATACAGACCTCTCGAAGGGTTCGTGTTCGCCATCACCCCGTTCAACTTCACCGCAATCGCGGGCAACTTATCGGCAGCACCAGCCATGATGGGCAACACCGTCGTATGGAAGCCAGCTGACACACAAGTCTACTCAGCACAGGTGATCATGGAAGTATTCAGAGAAGCAGGATTGCCAGATGGCGTGATCAACTTGATCTACACGGATGGTCCAGAAGCAGGCGAAGTGGTCTTCAACCATCCTGACTTTGCAGGCTTGCACTTCACAGGGAGTACGGCTGTATTCCAACATCTGTGGAAAACCATCGGTGAAAACATCTCCAAATACAGAACATACCCTAGAATCGTCGGAGAGACAGGAGGGAAAGACTTCATCATCGCACATAAATCTGCCAATCCAAAAGCGGTCGCAACTGGAATCGTCCGAGGTGCTTTTGAGTTTCAAGGACAAAAATGCAGCGCAGCATCCCGTGCATACATCCCGCAAAACATCTGGGATGACGTCAAAAATTACGTCACAGAGGATTTAGCCTCTATCACAGTAGGGTCACCAGAAAACTTCTCCAACTTCGTCAATGCTGTCATCGACGAAAGAGCATTTGACAAAATCTCAGGCTATATCGATCAAGTCAAAGCAAGTGACCTAGCAGAAATCATCGCTGGCGGAGGCTATGACAAATCAAAAGGTTATTTCATCGAGCCAACGGTCATTGTGACCAAAGACCCGATGTTTACCACCATGTGCGAAGAAATATTCGGGCCGGTGATCACGATCTATGTCTACCACCCAGAGCACTTCGAAGAAGCTCTTGAGCTCGTAGACAAGACTTCAGGCTATGCCTTGACAGGAGCTATCTTTTCGGACGATAGGTATGCGATCGATTTGGCGACCAAAAAACTTGTCAATGCAGCAGGCAACTTCTACATCAACGACAAGCCAACAGGTGCAGTAGTAGGACAGCAGCCTTTTGGTGGAGCAAGAGGGTCAGGAACCAACGACAAAGCAGGCTCTGTTCTCAACCTACTTCGTTGGGTATCGCCACGTACCATCAAAGAGACCTTCAACTCTCCGCAAGACTACAGGTACCCGTTCTTGTCAGAAGAATAA
- a CDS encoding SDR family NAD(P)-dependent oxidoreductase, producing MYINLSGLNILVTGASKGIGKAIATKLAEAGATIAVHYNKSMREAENLAQVLGNESRAFQADLSQPDEAANLFDRVILEMGSIEILINNAGVAVPANIDTKEDDWIDAWNTNMQVNLHSAGILCKKAIEHFLKRNAAGRIINITSRAAFRGDTAEYMAYAASKAGLVSLTQTIARAYGKQGIKAFNLAPGFVRTDMAKSIMEKYGAEHATGDLSLERLTEPKDIAPVVTFLASGMADHATGSTIDLNAGSYMH from the coding sequence ATGTACATCAATTTATCTGGACTCAACATACTGGTCACAGGAGCAAGCAAAGGAATCGGCAAAGCCATCGCTACGAAATTAGCAGAAGCAGGAGCCACGATCGCCGTACACTACAACAAGAGCATGCGTGAAGCCGAAAACCTCGCCCAAGTCTTGGGCAACGAGTCACGTGCCTTTCAAGCAGATCTTTCTCAACCTGATGAAGCCGCCAATCTTTTTGACCGAGTGATCCTTGAGATGGGCAGTATCGAAATCTTAATCAATAACGCTGGAGTCGCTGTACCAGCAAATATTGACACCAAAGAGGACGATTGGATTGACGCTTGGAACACCAACATGCAAGTCAACCTGCACTCAGCAGGTATACTTTGTAAAAAAGCCATCGAACACTTTCTCAAACGAAATGCCGCAGGCCGTATCATCAACATCACTTCTCGTGCGGCATTTAGGGGAGACACTGCAGAGTACATGGCCTATGCCGCATCCAAAGCAGGACTAGTATCCCTCACACAAACCATCGCTAGAGCCTATGGAAAGCAAGGCATCAAAGCCTTCAACCTCGCTCCTGGATTTGTACGCACCGACATGGCCAAATCCATCATGGAAAAATACGGTGCGGAGCACGCTACAGGAGACTTGTCGTTGGAGCGATTGACCGAACCGAAAGACATCGCTCCTGTGGTCACTTTCTTAGCCAGTGGCATGGCCGATCACGCTACCGGCAGTACCATCGACCTCAATGCCGGCAGTTACATGCACTAA
- a CDS encoding thioredoxin fold domain-containing protein, which yields MMKTNIILLFFALVVSQGAVAQDSAIQWYSIEEAQVLAQENAKPIFVDFTAVWCGWCKKMDQTTFADAKVVKVMNEGYYPVRLDVDNGDTFVFGGTSTTAKSMAQSMGVTGLPTMVVIAPSMESHHSIAGYQKPAQFIRSLREL from the coding sequence ATGATGAAAACAAATATTATCCTATTGTTTTTTGCTCTGGTAGTGAGTCAGGGTGCGGTCGCTCAAGATTCGGCCATCCAATGGTATAGCATCGAAGAAGCGCAAGTACTGGCGCAAGAGAATGCCAAACCCATTTTTGTCGATTTTACCGCGGTGTGGTGCGGTTGGTGCAAGAAGATGGACCAGACGACTTTTGCAGATGCCAAAGTGGTGAAGGTAATGAACGAGGGGTATTACCCTGTGAGGCTCGATGTAGACAATGGGGACACGTTTGTATTTGGCGGCACAAGCACCACTGCCAAATCTATGGCGCAATCGATGGGAGTGACGGGGCTACCGACCATGGTCGTCATCGCTCCTTCGATGGAGTCCCATCATAGCATAGCCGGTTATCAAAAGCCTGCACAATTTATAAGGAGCCTGCGGGAGTTGTAG
- a CDS encoding Lipl32 family lipoprotein: MKQNASKISLLALLICLVTVSQINAQKLGSFGSLTEKTVGPKTIKVPYTDVVSYLGYAAAGNEDATVDGKKFYYIYIWVPAVAPELGVRMMSPVGKTKIKNATESADYADHASDKDYFDTYITLERSNIVSKDNLTQAAADGATWTTLARNDDSSEMPKQPSGSSYNSLLRYKSEASNPTKALTVGLYRVGFTTYKTGEVNGTFLAEVAAPIKLPGVAMAKTIDELNEQLK, translated from the coding sequence ATGAAACAAAACGCAAGCAAGATCAGCCTATTGGCACTTCTAATTTGTCTAGTCACCGTGAGCCAAATCAATGCTCAAAAACTAGGAAGCTTCGGCAGCCTTACAGAAAAAACAGTAGGTCCGAAAACCATCAAAGTACCTTATACTGATGTCGTATCATACCTCGGCTATGCAGCAGCAGGCAATGAAGATGCAACCGTAGATGGTAAAAAATTCTACTACATCTACATCTGGGTACCAGCAGTAGCTCCAGAATTGGGTGTAAGAATGATGTCTCCAGTAGGAAAAACAAAGATCAAAAACGCCACCGAATCAGCAGACTATGCAGATCACGCAAGTGACAAAGATTACTTTGACACCTACATCACTCTTGAGAGATCAAACATCGTATCTAAAGACAACCTGACGCAAGCTGCCGCTGATGGTGCTACTTGGACTACTCTAGCCCGAAACGATGACAGTAGCGAGATGCCGAAACAGCCTAGCGGAAGCAGCTACAACTCACTGTTGAGATACAAAAGCGAAGCAAGCAACCCAACAAAGGCTCTAACTGTAGGATTGTACAGAGTAGGATTCACTACCTACAAAACAGGTGAAGTCAACGGTACCTTCCTCGCGGAAGTAGCCGCTCCGATCAAGCTACCTGGTGTCGCTATGGCTAAAACCATCGATGAGTTGAACGAACAATTGAAGTAA
- a CDS encoding tetratricopeptide repeat protein, translating into MQQKRKKVMIMTGVLWVCHLLLCAKPPVVEDSLVRAQVNLLLDQSQNVKLSLDSTVLLLEEAQALSQEGTYRYGIGLSSYFLGVAQLNTGKYDEAERNIVRAREVLSQLGEDYYVMLSYKQQGSIHRARGNAAESIEYATTALGLSEALGLPEESLKIMNNIGAVHLGQGHFELAKAQFRNSLALNPEDRIRAILLGNLGLAEEKDGNHDKALEYYQESLDISMRLGDPVSQYTTMDFMSALFLQKGEYDKALAYSYQTMKAYERDNRAPELLKAYNRIGLIHAQVNHYDSADYYYHLSLEIAQALGSVDVMYIYANLAFNHAHQGEYKKAYEELNIHTTMKDSVLTLEKSWQVEELLAKYESASKEKEISILQAEQALHEASLERQRLIRNTAMGGSLLMLGVSVLLIYSYAQKLKNNKVLAQKNEEINRQTLREILKENVIVNIKATIKGQEEERMRIAKELHDSVAGSLAAVKLRLENLTLDKSGEEAVKPIVEQVNQTYEEVRTLSHNLTPTKVLNAPFVELIKSYVEELAQSTGLEICFLSSQCEVLNELPDSFKVDVYRIIQELLANAVKHAQAKYIEVVLTKNEEEINLLVEDNGRGFEVSRSSKGIGFENIKHRIKVLNGQMNIDSTLGRGTIVNIDLPWPNEGVDAMHNL; encoded by the coding sequence ATGCAGCAAAAGAGAAAGAAGGTAATGATTATGACGGGAGTACTATGGGTGTGTCACTTGCTCCTCTGTGCCAAGCCCCCGGTAGTAGAAGATTCTCTCGTCAGAGCTCAGGTCAATCTCCTGCTTGACCAATCCCAAAATGTCAAACTGTCACTGGATAGTACAGTACTGTTACTGGAAGAAGCACAGGCCTTGAGTCAAGAGGGGACGTATAGGTATGGGATTGGACTCAGTTCCTACTTTCTGGGAGTTGCGCAGCTCAATACGGGAAAGTACGATGAGGCCGAGCGAAACATTGTTCGAGCAAGGGAGGTGCTCTCTCAGTTGGGCGAAGATTACTATGTCATGCTCAGTTACAAGCAGCAGGGGTCTATACACAGGGCGCGAGGCAATGCCGCGGAGAGTATAGAGTATGCGACGACAGCTTTGGGCTTGTCTGAGGCACTGGGGCTGCCCGAGGAGTCTCTCAAAATTATGAATAATATAGGTGCGGTTCATTTGGGGCAGGGACATTTTGAATTGGCTAAGGCTCAGTTTCGAAATAGTTTGGCCTTAAATCCAGAGGATCGCATTCGGGCCATCCTCTTGGGCAATTTGGGATTGGCAGAAGAGAAGGATGGAAACCATGATAAGGCACTAGAATATTACCAAGAAAGTTTAGATATCTCTATGCGATTGGGAGATCCAGTGAGTCAATATACGACGATGGACTTTATGTCTGCTCTTTTTTTGCAGAAGGGGGAGTATGACAAGGCATTGGCATATAGCTATCAAACCATGAAGGCCTATGAACGGGATAACAGAGCGCCTGAGTTGCTCAAAGCATACAACAGAATAGGACTCATACATGCTCAAGTCAATCATTATGATTCGGCGGACTACTATTATCACCTAAGCCTAGAGATTGCTCAAGCCTTAGGCTCAGTAGATGTTATGTATATCTATGCTAATTTGGCATTCAATCACGCACATCAAGGGGAGTATAAAAAGGCGTATGAGGAATTGAATATCCATACGACCATGAAGGATTCTGTGCTGACCTTGGAGAAAAGTTGGCAGGTCGAGGAGTTGCTGGCCAAGTATGAATCTGCGTCGAAGGAGAAGGAAATATCCATATTGCAAGCAGAACAGGCGCTCCACGAAGCGAGCTTGGAGAGGCAGCGTTTGATTCGAAACACAGCGATGGGGGGGAGCTTGTTGATGCTAGGGGTCTCTGTATTGTTGATTTATAGCTATGCGCAAAAACTAAAAAACAACAAGGTGCTGGCTCAAAAGAATGAGGAGATCAACCGGCAGACTCTCCGCGAAATACTCAAAGAAAATGTAATTGTCAACATCAAGGCGACCATTAAGGGGCAAGAGGAAGAACGAATGCGGATCGCCAAAGAATTGCATGACAGTGTCGCGGGGTCCCTCGCAGCAGTGAAGCTGAGATTGGAGAACCTGACACTCGATAAGAGTGGGGAAGAAGCGGTCAAGCCGATTGTAGAGCAAGTGAATCAGACCTACGAGGAGGTCAGAACCCTCTCTCACAATTTGACACCTACCAAAGTGCTCAATGCACCTTTTGTGGAATTGATCAAAAGCTACGTGGAGGAGCTCGCTCAATCTACAGGGTTGGAAATATGCTTTTTGTCGTCGCAATGTGAGGTACTCAACGAACTGCCAGACTCTTTTAAGGTGGATGTGTACCGTATCATTCAAGAGCTTTTGGCGAATGCCGTCAAACACGCACAAGCCAAATATATCGAGGTGGTACTCACTAAAAACGAAGAAGAGATCAATCTTCTGGTTGAGGACAACGGTCGAGGGTTTGAGGTGTCTCGAAGCTCCAAAGGGATCGGCTTTGAGAATATCAAACATCGTATCAAGGTCCTGAATGGACAAATGAATATTGATTCAACTCTCGGGCGAGGCACTATTGTCAATATTGATTTGCCCTGGCCCAATGAGGGAGTGGATGCGATGCATAACTTGTAG
- a CDS encoding response regulator transcription factor — MKSKIEILIVDDHKMFLEGLSSILSSEEHIHVAAILTEGREALAYLDRHHVDLVMTDISMPIMDGVELNAALKKHPVCPKTLVVSTESNPPTIQKLIKGGADGYLLKNAEKKELLTAIERIAEGGKYFSKEVQDKYTESLFATVPKVNVHAELSKREKEILSLIVEEYTAHEIAEKLFISQHTVNTHRKNLLSKLGVKNTAGLVKHTIINGLLK; from the coding sequence ATGAAAAGTAAGATAGAAATACTCATAGTAGATGATCACAAGATGTTTTTGGAAGGATTGAGTTCTATCCTGTCTAGTGAAGAACACATACATGTGGCGGCTATCCTCACCGAAGGGCGCGAAGCATTGGCTTATTTGGATCGCCATCATGTGGATCTCGTGATGACTGACATCAGCATGCCGATTATGGATGGAGTAGAACTCAATGCCGCGCTCAAAAAACATCCTGTTTGCCCAAAGACCCTCGTGGTGAGTACGGAGAGTAATCCCCCGACGATACAAAAGCTCATCAAAGGAGGAGCTGATGGGTACCTCTTGAAGAACGCTGAAAAGAAGGAGTTGCTAACAGCGATAGAGAGGATAGCAGAAGGAGGGAAGTATTTTTCGAAAGAGGTTCAGGACAAGTATACTGAGAGTCTGTTTGCAACGGTACCCAAAGTGAATGTACATGCGGAGTTGAGCAAGCGGGAGAAGGAAATCCTCTCGCTCATCGTAGAGGAGTATACCGCACATGAGATCGCAGAAAAACTGTTTATCTCTCAGCATACCGTCAATACACACCGCAAGAATTTGCTGTCCAAACTGGGCGTGAAGAATACCGCTGGTTTGGTGAAGCACACGATCATCAACGGGCTACTAAAATAA
- a CDS encoding Dps family protein has product MKKNQEIIDQLNQLLSDFQIYYQNLRGFHWNIQGRNFFELHAKFEELYTMANEKVDEIAERILTIAGTPIHNFQDYLETASIQPVKNVHDDETAVQTIVSNLEHLISKERAIKELAGEAGDSGTEDHMSAYIEEQEKTLWMYKAWLK; this is encoded by the coding sequence ATGAAAAAGAATCAAGAAATCATAGACCAATTGAATCAATTACTATCTGATTTTCAAATATACTACCAAAACCTTCGAGGTTTTCATTGGAACATCCAAGGCCGTAACTTCTTTGAATTGCATGCAAAGTTCGAAGAACTATACACCATGGCCAATGAAAAAGTAGACGAGATTGCTGAGAGAATTTTGACAATAGCCGGTACGCCGATCCACAACTTTCAGGACTACCTAGAGACTGCCTCTATCCAACCCGTCAAAAACGTCCACGATGATGAGACTGCGGTACAGACCATCGTCTCCAACCTAGAGCACCTCATCTCCAAAGAAAGAGCCATCAAGGAGCTCGCAGGCGAAGCAGGAGATAGTGGTACTGAAGACCACATGTCCGCCTACATCGAGGAGCAGGAGAAAACCCTCTGGATGTACAAAGCGTGGTTGAAATAA
- a CDS encoding polyprenol monophosphomannose synthase, whose translation MNDSLVIIPTFNEKENIQAILTTVIELDQHFDLLIVDDGSPDGTADIIKSMMKQHPEIHLIERSGKLGLGTAYITGFQYALDRGYDFIFEMDADFSHNPEDLIRLRKACKDDGYDLAVGSRYISGVNVVNWPMDRVLMSYFASIYVQFITGIPVKDTTAGFKCYRREVLETIGMNNIHFVGYAFQIEMKFQAWKYNFKITEVPIIFTDRTLGSSKMSRGIFKEAVIGVLQMKIKSLFKKYIR comes from the coding sequence TTGAACGATAGTCTCGTCATCATCCCGACCTTCAACGAGAAGGAAAACATCCAAGCCATCCTCACGACGGTGATTGAGCTAGATCAGCACTTTGATCTCTTGATCGTGGACGATGGTTCTCCAGATGGTACGGCAGACATCATCAAGAGCATGATGAAACAACACCCTGAGATCCACTTGATCGAGCGTTCTGGCAAGTTGGGGCTGGGCACAGCATACATCACGGGCTTCCAGTATGCCCTCGACAGAGGCTATGACTTCATCTTCGAGATGGATGCAGATTTCTCACACAACCCCGAAGACCTGATTCGTCTGCGCAAAGCGTGCAAAGACGATGGATATGACCTAGCCGTCGGTTCGCGATATATCTCTGGGGTCAATGTAGTCAACTGGCCAATGGACCGTGTACTGATGTCGTACTTCGCCAGTATCTACGTGCAATTCATCACAGGCATCCCCGTCAAAGACACCACGGCAGGATTCAAATGCTACCGAAGAGAAGTCCTCGAAACCATCGGGATGAACAACATCCACTTCGTCGGATATGCTTTCCAAATCGAGATGAAATTCCAAGCTTGGAAGTACAATTTCAAAATCACCGAAGTCCCCATCATCTTCACTGACCGCACCTTAGGTTCCTCCAAAATGAGTCGAGGAATATTCAAAGAAGCCGTCATCGGTGTGCTCCAAATGAAGATCAAGAGCCTTTTCAAAAAATACATCCGCTGA
- a CDS encoding arginine decarboxylase, whose protein sequence is MNRYLDLIEQTFYFPSEELEVKNESLHFNGVDLQALIDEYGTPLKLTYLPKISERIQLAKKLFANTLKEKNYQGKYTYCYCTKSSHFQFVVEEALKNDIHLETSSAYDIAIIKSLYEKKKITKDTYIICNGFKRPLYLEEISSLLNSGFDNCMPILDNMKELEHYEQHVKGNYQMGLRVASDEEPNFSFYTSRLGIRYNSIVEFYQDRIKDKTKGQLKMLHYFINTGIKDTSYYWSELSRFINKYCELKKVCPTIDSIDIGGGFPIKNSLHFEYDYAYMVDQIVEQIQTICAEHDVPTPNIFTEFGSFTVGESGATIYSVLDQKLQNDKELWYMMDGSFITHMPDVWGLNTKFIMLPINLWKNDYHRVNLGGLTCDSMDYYDSEAHIGEVFLPKIKEEDKMYLGFFHTGAYQESLGGYGGIQHCLIPAPKHVIIDKDADGTINTKLFAPEQSSEQMLKILGY, encoded by the coding sequence ATGAATAGGTATTTAGATCTGATTGAGCAAACGTTTTACTTCCCATCCGAAGAACTGGAAGTAAAAAATGAATCGCTACATTTCAATGGAGTAGATTTACAAGCCCTCATCGACGAATACGGTACGCCACTCAAACTCACCTACCTACCCAAAATATCCGAAAGAATACAGCTTGCCAAGAAGCTGTTTGCGAACACGCTCAAGGAGAAAAACTATCAAGGCAAATACACCTATTGCTACTGCACAAAATCGTCCCATTTTCAATTTGTAGTAGAAGAAGCTCTCAAAAACGACATCCATTTGGAGACGTCCTCTGCATACGACATAGCCATCATCAAGAGTCTCTACGAAAAGAAAAAAATCACCAAGGACACCTACATCATTTGCAACGGATTTAAAAGACCACTGTACTTAGAAGAAATCAGTTCGCTACTCAACTCGGGATTTGATAACTGTATGCCAATCCTCGACAACATGAAAGAACTCGAGCACTACGAGCAGCATGTGAAAGGCAACTATCAAATGGGCTTGCGAGTGGCATCAGACGAAGAACCAAACTTTAGCTTCTACACCTCGCGCCTTGGCATCCGCTACAATAGCATCGTGGAGTTCTACCAAGACCGTATCAAAGACAAAACCAAAGGACAACTCAAGATGCTCCACTACTTCATCAATACGGGCATCAAGGATACCTCGTACTATTGGAGTGAATTGAGTCGATTCATCAACAAATACTGTGAACTCAAAAAAGTCTGTCCGACGATTGACTCTATCGATATCGGAGGAGGGTTTCCTATCAAAAACTCCCTTCATTTCGAATACGATTATGCTTACATGGTTGACCAAATTGTAGAGCAGATCCAAACGATCTGCGCAGAACATGACGTACCCACTCCCAATATATTTACGGAGTTTGGGAGCTTCACTGTTGGAGAAAGTGGTGCAACTATCTACTCGGTCCTTGACCAAAAGCTACAAAATGACAAGGAGCTATGGTACATGATGGATGGCTCGTTCATCACGCACATGCCCGATGTATGGGGCCTCAATACCAAATTCATCATGCTCCCTATCAATCTATGGAAAAATGATTACCATCGAGTCAACCTAGGCGGATTGACCTGTGACAGCATGGATTACTATGATTCGGAAGCCCACATTGGAGAGGTCTTCTTGCCCAAGATCAAGGAAGAGGACAAGATGTACCTAGGCTTCTTCCATACAGGCGCCTACCAAGAATCTCTCGGAGGATATGGAGGAATACAACACTGCCTCATCCCGGCTCCCAAGCATGTGATCATAGACAAAGATGCCGACGGCACAATCAACACCAAACTGTTCGCTCCCGAACAAAGCAGCGAACAAATGTTGAAAATCCTCGGCTACTAA
- a CDS encoding dimethylarginine dimethylaminohydrolase family protein produces MIELMIQDETAQLEAVVLGTARSLGGTPDLAHVYDPKSREHVLNGTFPQESDLIQENEAFCAVLEKYNVQVYRPDVLENINQVYARDIGFVIDERFVVPNIISDREHEKDGIGYLTQRLDESQLLFMPEGAHAEGGDVMPWKGRLFVGYSEEQDFEQYKVSRTNKAGLNFLEESFHNYEVIGFELQKSDTDARANALHLDCCFQPIGHDQCIIYPGGFKNRSDYEWLVGEFGADRCIEITQEEMYLMHSNVFSISPEIIVSEASFDRLNMELEHRGFIVERVKYAEVSKMEGLFRCSTLPLKRSY; encoded by the coding sequence ATGATAGAGTTGATGATTCAGGATGAAACAGCGCAGTTGGAAGCAGTGGTGTTAGGCACTGCTCGCAGTTTGGGAGGGACTCCCGATCTGGCGCATGTCTATGATCCTAAGTCGCGTGAGCATGTGCTCAACGGCACATTTCCTCAAGAATCCGATTTGATTCAAGAAAATGAGGCTTTTTGTGCTGTTTTAGAAAAATACAACGTGCAGGTGTATCGCCCTGATGTATTAGAAAACATCAACCAGGTCTATGCTCGAGATATTGGATTTGTGATAGACGAACGATTCGTTGTGCCCAACATTATTTCCGACCGGGAGCATGAGAAGGATGGTATCGGGTATCTGACACAACGACTCGATGAGTCACAGCTACTCTTCATGCCCGAGGGTGCGCATGCCGAAGGAGGAGATGTGATGCCATGGAAGGGACGCTTGTTCGTGGGGTATTCGGAAGAGCAGGATTTCGAGCAATACAAAGTCAGTCGAACCAATAAAGCTGGACTGAATTTTTTGGAAGAAAGTTTTCATAATTATGAAGTGATCGGGTTTGAGCTTCAAAAGTCGGATACCGATGCAAGAGCTAATGCACTTCATTTGGATTGTTGTTTTCAGCCGATTGGTCATGATCAATGTATCATTTATCCAGGAGGTTTCAAAAATCGTAGCGACTATGAATGGTTGGTAGGGGAGTTTGGTGCAGATCGATGCATCGAGATCACACAAGAGGAGATGTATCTGATGCATTCGAATGTGTTTTCAATTTCGCCAGAGATCATCGTCAGTGAAGCGAGTTTTGATCGTCTCAATATGGAGCTAGAGCATCGTGGATTCATCGTCGAGCGAGTCAAATATGCCGAGGTTTCCAAGATGGAAGGCTTGTTCCGTTGTTCTACTTTGCCACTCAAACGTAGCTACTGA